AAATGATGCCGTTCTGCAGTAAACTAGCCGCCTTACTTTGGGAAACAACAATTGAGAGCCCACTAACCCTATCAGTTGTCACATCTCTTAATTTTCCCTCGGGGCAACTGCCCACAACCCACGTCTTTAGATCTTCTttggtctataaataccaaCACCGAGTACAAACTCAAGCACTTGTGTTTCTACGCTATGGCTAACAACATCTCTTCTACTCTTCTTTCTGCACAAATCACCCCTGCTTACATCAAACAACTGGCCACCGAACTCTCGTGGGCACTCATGGAAGACCACAATGAGTGTAAACGAAGGATTCAGGCTATCCATGATCAGGTGGAGGGTATGGCACTTCGTATGGAGAAGATGGAGTCTGCCATTAAACTTGTGGTGGCAAACTGGGACACCATCGACTACAAGCCTCCTCCAGTCGATCCCGCTGACATCAGGTCCTCCATGGCTAGCACCTCTGGTCAGTGGAAAGAATGGCCTAAAGAATAGGCCATCTTTTGTGGGGGAATGctggtgtttttttgttagatcTTGCTAGAGATCTTTTCCTTTTGTAGGTTGGTCCCCACAGggatcttttctttttgggtttccGTTTTGggttccttttttgttttattagatccttcttgggatcttttgtttcttgtttgaaCTACCTTCTGCAATGCTGCCCTACCCATGGGCAGCTTTTGATCATGGAatgaaatattttgttttagCTCATGTTTTCCCACATAGAAGGAAAATAATGCTttaaatatttaccattaatggttcTTTCATGAAGAACCCCTTCGATTGATTCTAAATGATATGCACCTCCTCGTAAGATTTGAGCAATACGGaaaggaccttcccaatttggagaccattttccaaatcttctcttcttcctttttgaatCAATTGGGAGAATTGTTTTCCAAACTAAGTCTCCAACTACAAAAGACTTTTGTTTCACTCTTTTGTTGTAAGCCCtttctactcttttcttttgggcttgaatttgGTTTAGGGCATGCAACCTCTTTTCTTCCAACCCATCGATGTCCAAAAACATTGCTTCTTCATATTGCAAGTCTGGATCATAATGACGTGCCACTCTTAAATATTGAACATTAATTTCGACCGACAAAACTGCTGCGTGCCCGTAAACTAACTCGAACGGAGTTACCCTAGTACTCTCTCTTTGTGATGTTCTATATGCCCACAAAACTCTGGGCAACAGatcatgccattctcttggGTTATCATCGATTACCTTTGCGAAGGtgttctttataattttgttagtcgATTCGACTTGCCCATTAGCTTGGGCATAGTACGGAGTAGAATTCAAATCTGTATCCCGTACTTTTGTACATACTGGACaacttctctaccattgaatATAGACGCCTGATCAACAGTAATGGTTTCAGGAATCCCAAATCTACATAAAAGATAttcctcaataaaatcaatcacttaCTTCTGTGAAACACCTTTTAAAGGTATTGCCTCTGTCCATTTtgtgaaataatctgttgccACTACAACAAATTGGCGCTGTAATGAAGATGCTGGGTGGATTTCTCCTACCATATCGATTGCCCAACCTCTGAATGGCCAAGGTTTAATAATCGATTGCAATTGATGAGCAGGTATCCTTTGGATAGGTCCATGCTTTTGACATTGTTGGCAGCCTTTAGCATACTGAATGCAATCAGCCCGGATGGTTGGCCAATAATATCCATGTCTCTTAATTAACCATCTCATTTTGTCACCGACTTGATGGGTACCACAGGTTCCTTCATGGACCTCTCCCATGATTCTCATCGATTGGTCTTTACTGACACACAACAATAGTAGACCATCAGAAGTTCTCCTAAACAAATCCTGTCCTAGCAGAACATAATTGATAGACCTGCATTTGACAACCCTCTTTACTTTCTCATTAGGATTCAgaagataattttttattggaaccaTCCAATCATCAGAAACATCAATTATCAATACATCCAGTCGattctcctccctctccattgAGAAgggtaaaaactttttttggatTCTGATTATTTTCTCTGTGTCCCCTTCGGGAATTTCAACTCCTGAAACTGCTtgagccatttgattggcttcaCTATTTTGAAGTCTCAAGATATGCTGAAAACATATCTCATCAAAGTTTCGAGCAAGACGTCAAACTTTTTCAAGCTGCAAACTTAATAAGGGATGATTGCATTTATAATGCCCTGTAATTTGTCGAATGATCAACTGTGAATCCCCAGAGACTTTCAAATATcgtatattcaaatcttttgtTATTTCCAAGCCTATGATTAAGGCCTCATATTCTGCTTGATTATTTGTCAGAATTCTATTCTCATCGAGTTGGAAAGAGAACTGCAACATTTtcccttttggagatgtcaagacaacacctgccccaactccactgtctgtttttgaaccatcaaaagatAATTGCCAAGGTTTAAGCTCCAAAAAATGCACCTCGAGGTATCCTCTTCCAAAGGTAGATTTGGATGCTCATATAGGAAATCGGCCAAAGCTTGTCCTTTCACTGTCTTTTGAGGCACGTATTCAAA
The sequence above is drawn from the Rhododendron vialii isolate Sample 1 chromosome 6a, ASM3025357v1 genome and encodes:
- the LOC131328737 gene encoding uncharacterized protein LOC131328737 encodes the protein MAFSPLLKLKSKEDFRWEQEHQKAFDVLKQSLVTPPVLMPPMNGKPLKLYISATHHSIASLLAQDNEQGREQSIYYLSRRLSDCEAIKLRHYLLPARVKIISQIDIIKYILSRPILRGRQGKWILALIEYDFEYVPQKTVKGQALADFLYEHPNLPLEEDTSRCIFWSLNLGNYLLMFSFQLDENRILTNNQAEYEALIIGLEITKDLNIRYLKVSGDSQLIIRQITGHYKCNHPLLSLQLEKHILRLQNSEANQMAQAVSGVEIPEGDTEKIIRIQKKFLPFSMEREENRLDVLIIDVSDDWMVPIKNYLLNPNEKVKRVVKCRSINYVLLGQDLFRRTSDGLLLLCVSKDQSMRIMGEVHEGTCGTHQVGDKMRWLIKRHGYYWPTIRADCIQYAKGCQQCQKHGPIQRIPAHQLQSIIKPWPFRGWAIDMVGEIHPASSLQRQFVVVATDYFTKWTEAIPLKGVSQKFGIPETITVDQASIFNGREVVQYVQKYGIQI